Genomic segment of Anopheles darlingi chromosome X, idAnoDarlMG_H_01, whole genome shotgun sequence:
CGTATAACTTATGCATCTGAACAGCAGATATTCTGAAGCGCTATTGAGTAGTCTACTGATTTGCTCACGTTCAAGAGATAGCGCACGCCTTTCTTACTGCTACTTACTACGGGGATTAGCATTTGAAGAGATATCGCAACGTCCAAACCATTCATGAATCGGTGCAATAGCTGGAGCATACTCCTGTCACGAACTAGTAGCACTTGTCCATTAACAAATACAACAGCAAAGGTAAACTATCCGTTTTGTACGAAGTGTATGGCTTCAAGTACACCTTCTGGTCTGCTCTGTTGGTGCTAGTAATCTATTTCTAAAGTTCCTTCGTTTGTGCTGTTTCCACTAATCCAATCGTCGCGACCCTGATTCAGGAGCCCTCGATAGAAGGTGATAGTGAGTGACTGGTTGGCTTGACGCACGATCCCTGGAGCATTCTTTTCCCTTATCTGTCAGCCGCCGGATTTGCGATTACTGCTATCTGCGCAACCCTTTGCTCGATGCTGAGTACCGCGATAGCAGCTTTAGCGACCAACCCAGTCCGATGTGATGGAAAGGAGTGACGCAGCTGACGGTTTGTTAAATCAATAATGGTTTATTGTGACTATTCCCTTTCCGCtacatttgctgctgttgccgctgctgctgcattattTTCGCCCTCGAATCTTGATCGGAATGGTTTTGTCCGGGCGCAGCACCAGGTCCGTCTTTAGGCGTACCTGCGACATTGTGTCGCCTGGCAAAATTTGATAGTTAGCTAACAGCCGAACGAGGGTGATCTTCATCTCCATCAGCGCAAACCGCTGGCCGATACAGTTCCGCGAGCCAATGCTAAAGGGAATATAATCGTACGGTCCGCGGCGTTGCGTGCTCTCGTCGGCAAAGCGTTCCGGATCGAACCGCTCCGGATCCGGGAACACCTCGGGATTGCGGTGGATCACGTATATCTGTATAGTGATGTCGGTGCCGGCGGGTACGGTCACTCCGTTCAGCTCGAGATCCTCCACCAACCGGCGCCCGATGATCGAGACCGGTGGTAGCAGGCGCAGTGACTCCTTcactaccatgtccaggtacTTAAAGTTCTGGAGCGTGCTGTAGGTCAGAGGAACGGTACGGTAGTCCGGTCCAAGGGTATCGATAATCTCTTGAAAGAGACGCTCCTGGATGTCGGGATGCTTGGCGAGTTGATAGAGGGTAAAGGAGATgcccgaggtggtggtgtcatGTCCCTCGAACATGAACGTATCCACCTCCTCGCGTATGTCCAGATCACTGAGCGGCTGTCCGTCGATGGTCACACTGAGTAGCAGATCCAGAAACGTTTCCTTGCGCTTCGAGTACAGATTCTCCTCGTTCATATCAAAGGAGACGGTGCCACCGGTCTGTTTACTGCTCAGCAGTTGTTTGCGGCGTCGTTGAATGACGGCATCGGTGAAGGCGTGCAGCCGGCCGATGAGCTTTCGCTGTTCCCAGGCATGCGGCATTAAGTACCAGTACACTTGTGGGAACGAAGCCAACACATGGAAAATACGCAAGAGGATGAGCTCACTCATGCGCTTCACATCGCGCACGTACTGGTTAGTCGGGTCGTGCTGCGCGTTAATATTAACGCCCATCGAAGTCGCACAGATGCTATCCAAGGCGTACAGCGAGACAGGTTCGTAAATGTCAAACTCCCGTCCGCTGTTTGCATGCTGCCTTAGGTTTTCCACCAGTACGTCCACCTCGCGGTTGAACACCTCGGCAAAGTTCTCCAGTATCTTGAAGTGGAAGGTCGGCGTGATGATCTTGCGCCGCTGGAACCACTTCTCGCCCTTCGAGATGAGCAAACCCTGACCCAGCCACAGCTCAATGAACTCGTAGAATCCGGACTTTTGCGTcttcttcgccatcgccaccttCTCCACGTTCTCCGCACTGGATACTATCACCATATGGTCGTTCAGCAGTCCCCAGTTGAACAGATCCTTCCCGTAATCGACGTGATTTTGGACCATCTTCTCGAAGATGCCCGGTATGTCGTTGGCCGGAAACTCGAGCAGATTCCCGAGCAGCCAGTGCGGGCGTGCACCGCCGAAGTGTTTCGCGATGTGACGCAGCTGCTTGCGCCTCTGGAGGACCATGCGTAGGCCCACCATGCACAACACCACCGCAAGGACGAGCGCTTGTAGCACCATGCTGTATGCTCTCGTTTGGTTGGCCGTTTTCGAACTGAATCTCAGCTGCTGTACTTACCTTAATATATATTTTCTCAGAGCAAAGAGTACAGAGCATAGCTCCACGCACGGTACGCTGATAAAGACCAGCTAAGACATGCACCCTTATCAGCGGTAACCCGCTTGCGATAATTCGCGCCATGACTGACTACTTTTGGCGACTTCTGACCAGGACCGACCGAATGGCGCGTCAGAAACACCCGGTGTGCGCGCCATCTAGAATACCAACGCCTCCGATGATGACTTTGCACAATGACTCTGATAGATTCGTATGGGCGTTATCGGGCGGAGCACCAAACGAAACGCCAAACATACAAGTCATCCCGAGTAGAACCACATAACCCCGTTTCGCTCTCATCGTCCAAAAGGGTAAGACCCTCCAAAAGGGTAAGAGTTATACAAATGAGGTCATCCAATGGGCGAAGGTCTTCTACAAAAGACGATACGCCGTACGCCGCCTTACTAAACCGCTGCACTCGCATTGCATCATCCTCAttttcaacatcatcagcatgaaCAATCTGCAGGAATGGTGGAGCTGGTGTGCTCCAGACGCAGATGATTCCATGGCGGATAAACGGCAGTTCCACTTCAGGATGTTCTAAAAATATCATATCCTCCTTTCTTCACTCCCTGCCCGCCCGCCGCCCTTCCTTGCCCCTTTAGAATGTTGAGCTCACCCGACGTTTTGAGCGTGAGCGTGTGCATCTTTGTGGAAAGCGTAGAAAGCGTGAtttgtggcaaaaaaacaaaaatggaaacacgaACCAACGAATTGATTAGTCGTTGGCCGGCTCCTACcataaccaccaccgctgacGTTCTCGCAAATGGCGTTTCGGCTCGGCATTTCGTTTCTTCCGCGTGCGGGTTTCTCCTAGCATGGCCAACGCTCCTGTTCAGTTGGCGCCTTCCGCCGCCTTTAGTTTCACGGAACCCTGTTACTGCTGACGCACACAATCAGCACGCAATAGCAGCTGGTCGGGGCGCGCACTCGAGATGCTTGGAATTTGGGCCAAACGCTATCCAATTCAATAATTGATTTCTACCAGCCGGGAAAACAATCGGTAAGAAGGGTACAGGCGGGGCAGAGAACCGAGAACAGAAATGACAAGGAACactgcctctgtgtgtgtgtgagagagagagagagagagagagagagaaagagagagaaagagagagaaagagagagaaagagagagataaagagagcaAGGAGTGTTGCCAGTAAGGTTGATGAGCGATGTTTGTGATAAGGATTTGCAGATCACCAGGCGCGCGATGCAGTGAACCGCaataacacacgcacacacgtccGCTGAGAAGgacgagcagtagcagtatcTCCTGCACCAGGTTCTAGTGAGCGATGGCCGCATTAAAATACTAGcaacatttgctgctgctggtggttgttggcGTCAGGGAAATAAGCACTTTCccatacaacaacaaaaaacgcaaGTTACTCAGTTTTCAGAGTTACTGCTGGTCAGATCCTGTCTACTCGACACGAGGGGTGGTGTGCGCACGCTGAccatagagagaaagaaagaaagagagagagagagagagagagagagagagagagagagagagaatgagccAGAGAGCGTCGCGAATGCActaagcgagcgaacgagcgcaaGTCGGTGGTCGATCGGTGATACCTCTCGGCCGTCACCCGGGAACTCATTTTCCGGCGCTCACACCTCCCTTTTCCCCTatacccagacacacacacatacatacacacacgggcgcgcgcgcgcaatcaagcacgcgcgcacgcgccCACTCTTCACCGAGAGGTGTATAGTGAAGTGAGTAAGAGGTGGGAGAACGCTGGCCTGCCCGATGGCGTTGCCGCCATCTTTTTCCATTCTGATGGCGCCACTTGGGCCGGTAAGGGATGGCCAAGAGGCAGGCCGAGAGGGGGCCGAGCGGCCGATGGAATGCACACTAgcaccgttgatgatgatgatgagagcgACGGTCGCACACACTAGGCCCGTAGGCCGTGTAGTTGCTCGGTGAATGCGAGAACGGACGATacctagctgctgctgttgtccgtGCACCACGCGGGTAAAACGCGCACaaagtgctactgctgctgctactgctgctactgtgttGTCTACTGTAGCAGGTCGCTTACCCAGGGACTGCTtccgattgttttgttttgccatcCACCCAGTTCGCAAGTTCGCTAAACCGACCAAAGAAATTCGTGCTGAAAAACCAAAGTaaaagtgcgcgcgcgtgtgtgtgtgtgtgtttgcgggtgtggggggaagggagaggggagggttGTGCGCTCGGTTGGGTAGTACACAACGTGACAAAGTATGTCAAAACGGCACTCTCAAATGGGCGAACACAGCCTGTATAGGACCGATTTCGTCTGTGATCCTGTTCCTGGattatgtgtgtatgtgtgtgtgtgtgtgtgtgtgtgttaataaGGGAGCGCAGTGTGGCGCAGTGGCAAAGGGAAG
This window contains:
- the LOC125949440 gene encoding cytochrome P450 4d2-like, yielding MILFLVLIVVIVYTTHNFARQRKQLRHIAKHFGGARPHWLLGNLLEFPANDIPGIFEKMVQNHVDYGKDLFNWGLLNDHMVIVSSAENVEKVAMAKKTQKSGFYEFIELWLGQGLLISKGEKWFQRRKIITPTFHFKILENFAEVFNREVDVLVENLRQHANSGREFDIYEPVSLYALDSICATSMGVNINAQHDPTNQYVRDVKRMSELILLRIFHVLASFPQVYWYLMPHAWEQRKLIGRLHAFTDAVIQRRRKQLLSSKQTGGTVSFDMNEENLYSKRKETFLDLLLSVTIDGQPLSDLDIREEVDTFMFEGHDTTTSGISFTLYQLAKHPDIQERLFQEIIDTLGPDYRTVPLTYSTLQNFKYLDMVVKESLRLLPPVSIIGRRLVEDLELNGVTVPAGTDITIQIYVIHRNPEVFPDPERFDPERFADESTQRRGPYDYIPFSIGSRNCIGQRFALMEMKITLVRLLANYQILPGDTMSQVRLKTDLVLRPDKTIPIKIRGRK